A DNA window from Candidatus Sulfidibacterium hydrothermale contains the following coding sequences:
- a CDS encoding HipA N-terminal domain-containing protein: protein MRKAKVMYGNEIAGILTETDEGEYIFRYDENYVDQHPGQFITFTMPVTKEPYKSNRLFPFFEGLIPEGWLLNIASRSWKINPNDRMGLLLACCKDCIGAVSIVPIPE, encoded by the coding sequence ATGAGAAAAGCAAAAGTAATGTATGGCAATGAAATCGCCGGAATACTTACCGAAACGGATGAAGGAGAATATATTTTCCGGTATGATGAAAATTATGTGGATCAGCATCCCGGACAATTTATAACCTTTACCATGCCTGTAACCAAAGAACCTTATAAAAGTAACCGGCTGTTTCCGTTTTTTGAGGGGTTAATACCCGAGGGATGGCTGTTGAATATTGCCTCCCGCAGCTGGAAAATAAACCCCAACGACAGAATGGGGCTTTTGCTGGCATGTTGTAAAGATTGCATTGGCGCCGTTAGTATTGTTCCAATACCTGAATAA
- a CDS encoding type II toxin-antitoxin system Y4mF family antitoxin, giving the protein MERIAEFVKQRRKAAGLTQEEFAERTGVALTVIRKIEQGKTNLNMEKVNLVLKMFGHELAAVSSKELNNNRNSNK; this is encoded by the coding sequence ATGGAAAGAATTGCAGAGTTTGTAAAACAACGCCGAAAAGCAGCCGGGCTAACACAGGAAGAGTTTGCCGAGCGAACCGGTGTGGCACTAACAGTGATAAGGAAAATAGAACAGGGGAAAACAAACCTGAACATGGAAAAAGTGAACCTTGTCTTGAAAATGTTCGGTCACGAGTTGGCAGCGGTAAGCTCAAAAGAGTTAAACAACAACAGAAACAGCAACAAATGA
- a CDS encoding HipA domain-containing protein: MENKCLYCYNKLNDALDFHPRCIKTFFGSTRAPLLPYTIDQMADLAKNVVQRSISVPGVQPKLSLSLIKAVGKKESRLTVVGALDGNYILKPPHPNYPEMPQNEHLTMRMAEVFGIKVVPSSLIRLKSGELSYITKRIDRTDGGEKIHMIDMFQITEAFDKYKSSMEKIGKAIESYSENPLLDKLFFFELTVFSFLTGNNDMHLKNFSMIKTDFGWVLSPAYDLLNATILNPDDDEELALTLEGRKKKLQRKHFEHFGYDLGLSTKQTNGVFKRFYKNKESAYKLIGQSFLSDDMKNRYWHLMEKRYDILSG; encoded by the coding sequence ATGGAAAACAAATGTTTATATTGCTATAACAAGTTAAATGATGCCCTTGATTTTCATCCCCGGTGCATCAAAACATTTTTCGGAAGTACGAGAGCTCCGCTGCTGCCTTATACAATTGACCAAATGGCTGATCTTGCCAAAAACGTGGTTCAGCGTAGTATATCTGTTCCCGGTGTACAACCGAAACTATCCTTGTCGTTAATAAAAGCAGTCGGGAAAAAGGAAAGCAGATTGACCGTTGTTGGGGCTTTGGATGGAAATTACATTCTAAAACCTCCGCATCCCAACTATCCCGAAATGCCGCAAAATGAACATCTCACCATGCGTATGGCGGAAGTGTTCGGCATAAAAGTAGTGCCGTCCAGTCTGATCCGCCTGAAATCCGGTGAACTCTCGTATATTACAAAGCGTATCGACAGGACTGATGGCGGTGAAAAAATACATATGATCGATATGTTTCAAATAACGGAAGCTTTCGACAAATACAAAAGTTCGATGGAAAAAATCGGAAAAGCCATTGAATCGTATTCCGAAAATCCGTTATTGGACAAACTTTTCTTTTTTGAACTCACTGTTTTCAGTTTTCTTACCGGAAACAATGATATGCACCTGAAAAACTTCTCAATGATCAAAACCGATTTCGGATGGGTATTATCGCCTGCCTACGATTTATTGAATGCAACCATTCTTAATCCCGACGATGATGAAGAATTAGCCCTTACCCTTGAAGGAAGAAAAAAGAAACTCCAACGCAAGCATTTTGAACACTTTGGATACGACTTGGGTTTGTCAACAAAACAAACAAATGGTGTGTTTAAACGTTTTTATAAAAATAAAGAAAGTGCCTATAAACTCATTGGACAATCTTTTTTATCCGATGATATGAAAAACAGATACTGGCACCTTATGGAAAAACGGTATGATATTTTATCCGGTTAA